Part of the Candidatus Methylomirabilota bacterium genome is shown below.
TGAGCGCCACCATCTGACGGCGCTCCTGGAGTATTCACGTGCGTACATTGACTCGCCACGCCGACGCAGGCTAGCGTGAAGACCATGCCCGCTTCGAATCCAGGCACGAAGCGCTGGACTCGCCTCGAGTACGAGCGCCTCGTCGATCTGGGCGCGTTCCGTTCCGGGGAGCACGTCGAGCTGCTCGGCGGCGATCTGATGGTGTGCGAGCCGCAGGGCACCCCTCACATGACGGCCATCCGCATGGCCGAGGAGGTGCTGCGCCGGGCCTTCGCGGACGGCTGGGAAGTGCGCACCCAGGCGCCGGTCGCGCTCGACGACGAGTCGGAGCCCGAGCCGGACCTGGTGGTGGCCCCGGGCAGCTTCCGCGACTACCGGCATGCCCATCCCGCCCGGCCGGCGCTCCTCGTCGAGGTGGCCGACACGAGCCTCGAGTCCGACCGGCTGCACAAGGGCAGCGCCTACGCGCGCGCCCAGGTGCCGGAGTACTGGATCGTCAACCTCGTCGATGACGTGGTCGAGGTCTACCGCCACCCCATCGTCGATTCCGGCGCGCCGTTCGGCTGGCGGTACGGCTCGATCGTCAGGCTGGCGCCGGACGAGCTCGTCAGCCCACTCGCAGCACCCCAGGCCCGCGTTCGCGTCGCGGACCTGCTCCCGTCGCAGCTACCGTAGCGACGGCCGCGGCCCTCGGGACCGGCCGGCCCGTCGTGGCCAGCGAGCTGGCTGCCGTCGCCATGGGTGAGAGAGGCCTGGACGCGCCGTCGCGAGGCGACACGTCAGGGGCGATCGCCCTCGTCGTCCTCATCGTGGTCGCCGGCGCGCACGTCCCGTCCGTGACCGACCACCGCGAGAAGGAAGGCCAGGGCCATGGCCGCCGTGGCGACCAGGAAGACGACCAGCCCCAGCCGGCATCCGGGATCGCTCCAGGTCTTGCTCGCCAGCCACCCGAGGACCACACCGACCCCGACGAGTCCGCTGGCCCTCACGGTCCGGCCTCACGACTGGGCGTTGCGAAACACCC
Proteins encoded:
- a CDS encoding Uma2 family endonuclease; amino-acid sequence: MPASNPGTKRWTRLEYERLVDLGAFRSGEHVELLGGDLMVCEPQGTPHMTAIRMAEEVLRRAFADGWEVRTQAPVALDDESEPEPDLVVAPGSFRDYRHAHPARPALLVEVADTSLESDRLHKGSAYARAQVPEYWIVNLVDDVVEVYRHPIVDSGAPFGWRYGSIVRLAPDELVSPLAAPQARVRVADLLPSQLP